Proteins from a single region of Apium graveolens cultivar Ventura chromosome 7, ASM990537v1, whole genome shotgun sequence:
- the LOC141673709 gene encoding acyltransferase-like: MISRRQINVISRTETNIKTDSPTPLNLKHYKLPSHDRMNPDLYMPLVLFYSNPQLPDHTTSIANLLRNSLSKTLSKYYPFAGRLGSSGSYVECNDQGINFIEVQIACNLSEIMEKAPVKDEEEGFGHLFPPCSIWHKVSCSPLVLVQLNHFSCGGIAIAVCLSHRIADASTLLSFVTYWASVSHNPSDEEKLVQLAPCFVQGLLPNSYDDDFVAKEVLLPEMNWITAEMLFYNSKIAELKANQEKQDKLNGVVAEQNYTRNELVTALLYRCALAAAAKSNSGAYPHSVLFRTVNMRPLMDPPLPKTSVGNLVVANHILASTMEETELHSLVGQMRKEKKQLTGMKSLVRKEVMSIFEKYAKENYKQYAVSSICNFPLYDKLDFGWGRPVNASLMDAPFVNIFTMMDTPNGDGIKVILGLGKEDMKNFRADKELLTYASFYH, from the coding sequence ATGATATCGAGAAGGCAGATCAATGTCATCTCCAGAACAGAAACCAACATTAAAACTGATTCTCCCACACCCCTGAATCTCAAACACTACAAACTTCCTTCCCATGATCGCATGAACCCAGATTTATACATGCCATTGGTACTCTTCTATTCTAATCCTCAACTACCGGATCATACAACCTCGATAGCAAATCTACTCAGGAACTCTTTGTCCAAGACACTTTCCAAGTACTATCCCTTTGCTGGTAGGCTAGGTTCTTCAGGATCGTACGTTGAATGCAATGACCAAGGCATTAACTTTATTGAAGTCCAGATAGCATGCAATTTGTCTGAGATTATGGAAAAAGCTCCAGTCAAGGATGAAGAAGAAGGCTTTGGTCATCTCTTCCCACCTTGCTCAATATGGCACAAAGTGTCATGTTCTCCTTTAGTTCTTGTTCAGCTAAACCATTTTTCTTGCGGAGGAATAGCTATAGCAGTGTGTCTTTCACACCGTATTGCTGATGCAAGCACTTTATTATCATTCGTAACTTATTGGGCAAGCGTATCACACAACCCCAGTGATGAAGAAAAACTAGTACAACTTGCTCCATGTTTTGTGCAGGGGCTTCTACCCAATTCTTATGATGATGATTTTGTTGCGAAGGAAGTTTTGCTTCCCGAAATGAATTGGATCACAGCGGAAATGCTATTTTACAACTCAAAGATTGCAGAACTGAAGGCCAACCAGGAAAAGCAAGACAAATTAAATGGTGTAGTAGCAGAACAAAATTATACACGAAATGAGCTTGTAACAGCACTCCTCTACAGATGTGCACTAGCTGCGGCAGCTAAATCAAACTCTGGGGCCTATCCTCATTCTGTATTGTTTCGGACTGTAAATATGCGGCCTCTGATGGATCCACCACTGCCTAAAACAAGTGTTGGAAATCTGGTCGTTGCTAATCACATTTTAGCAAGTACCATGGAGGAGACAGAGTTACATTCGTTGGTGGGGCAAATGAGAAAAGAGAAGAAACAGCTTACAGGAATGAAGAGTTTAGTGCGAAAAGAAGTCATGTCAATATTTGAAAAGTATGCAAAAGAAAATTACAAGCAATATGCTGTAAGCAGCATTTGTAATTTCCCATTATATGATAAATTGGATTTTGGCTGGGGAAGGCCGGTTAATGCCAGTCTTATGGATGCGCCATTTGTCAATATCTTCACGATGATGGATACTCCGAATGGGGATGGTATAAAGGTCATTTTAGGTCTCGGAAAGGAAGACATGAAAAATTTTCGAGCTGACAAAGAGCTGCTTACTTATGCTTCTTTCTATCATTGA